One genomic region from Leifsonia poae encodes:
- the msuE gene encoding FMN reductase, with amino-acid sequence MSGSPTHPSRTTTLVRGVTEAFAEAVGGTPTVIELAPLLGELGAGPFRTQLGANVQAALETVEAADIVVVGSPAYRATYTGLFKLFFDHVGQYSLVDKPIVLTATGGSERHALLVEHQMRPLFGFFQSLTLPLGIYGSERDFENYEITSDDLKERIQVSISRTLPLIRSHIDPQTEAVPTTFTRPDAF; translated from the coding sequence GTGAGCGGCAGCCCCACGCATCCATCCCGCACGACGACACTGGTGCGCGGTGTGACCGAGGCGTTCGCCGAGGCGGTCGGCGGCACGCCGACCGTGATCGAGCTGGCGCCGCTGCTCGGCGAACTCGGGGCGGGCCCCTTCCGTACGCAGCTGGGGGCCAACGTTCAGGCCGCGCTGGAGACGGTGGAGGCGGCCGACATCGTCGTGGTCGGGTCGCCCGCGTACCGTGCGACATACACGGGACTGTTCAAGTTGTTCTTCGACCACGTCGGGCAGTACTCGCTGGTGGACAAGCCGATCGTGCTGACAGCGACCGGCGGCAGCGAACGTCACGCCCTGCTGGTGGAGCACCAGATGCGTCCGCTGTTCGGGTTCTTCCAGTCGCTCACTCTGCCGCTCGGCATCTACGGGAGCGAGCGCGACTTCGAGAATTACGAGATCACCTCGGACGATCTGAAGGAGCGCATCCAGGTGTCGATCTCTCGCACGCTGCCGCTCATCCGCTCGCACATCGATCCGCAGACCGAGGCGGTGCCGACGACGTTCACCCGGCCGGATGCGTTCTGA